In Candidatus Magasanikbacteria bacterium RIFOXYB2_FULL_38_10, the following proteins share a genomic window:
- a CDS encoding cobalt transporter produces the protein MHDHAHTREKNIIIAAFLNIGFTVIEVIGGLWTNSLAILSDAIHDLGDSIVLIFSLILEKKSNAPADKKRTFGYRRLSLISALLAGVILVAGSLFILARTVPRILNPEHVNATGMIGLAVVGLIFNSIGFLRLKKGMSMNEKVLSWHLLEDVLGWGVILIGAVIIKFWDNHIIDPLMTIGFTVFTLWGVSKNIKETFNIFLQGVPAHIDLEKIKQDILSLNGIRGVHDIHVWSMEGETNIFTGHIIATNNLLKLPEQTKKQIRNILILNHIEHATIELEDEQKCSDVECKI, from the coding sequence ATGCATGATCACGCTCATACAAGAGAGAAAAATATTATTATAGCCGCTTTCTTAAATATAGGTTTTACTGTAATTGAAGTTATAGGCGGATTATGGACAAACAGCTTAGCGATTCTTTCTGACGCAATTCATGATTTGGGGGACAGTATAGTTCTTATATTTTCCTTGATACTAGAAAAGAAATCAAACGCACCGGCGGACAAGAAACGCACATTTGGCTACCGCCGTCTTTCTTTGATTTCGGCATTGCTGGCGGGGGTCATTTTGGTTGCCGGCTCACTTTTCATCTTGGCCAGAACAGTTCCTAGAATATTAAACCCCGAACATGTGAATGCCACAGGTATGATTGGATTGGCGGTTGTGGGGCTTATATTTAACAGCATTGGATTCCTTCGGTTAAAAAAAGGCATGAGTATGAATGAGAAAGTCCTCTCATGGCACCTTTTGGAAGATGTGTTAGGTTGGGGTGTTATTTTAATTGGGGCTGTTATCATTAAATTTTGGGACAACCATATTATTGATCCGTTAATGACTATTGGCTTTACTGTCTTCACTTTATGGGGTGTTAGTAAAAACATTAAAGAAACTTTTAATATTTTTCTACAAGGAGTTCCAGCTCATATTGATCTGGAAAAAATTAAACAGGACATACTTTCTTTAAATGGAATTAGAGGTGTTCACGACATCCATGTTTGGTCAATGGAGGGCGAAACTAATATTTTTACAGGGCATATCATTGCAACCAATAACCTACTGAAACTACCAGAGCAAACCAAAAAACAAATTAGGAATATATTGATTTTAAATCATATTGAGCATGCAACTATTGAACTTGAAGATGAACAAAAATGTTCGGACGTAGAGTGTAAAATATAA